A portion of the Bradysia coprophila strain Holo2 unplaced genomic scaffold, BU_Bcop_v1 contig_297, whole genome shotgun sequence genome contains these proteins:
- the LOC119078753 gene encoding glyoxylate reductase/hydroxypyruvate reductase isoform X2, producing the protein MNALVQRIVFRSVTNSFLVINAKSRLHCPFREFSNFGESMKPRVYLTRPDVAQVGIDLIQDECELTTWFDESPVPREELLRNVAGKDALFCTLTDKIDAEVLDQAGPNLKVVATMSVGYEHIDITECKKRGIRVGYTPDCLTDATAELTIALLLATTRRLIEANEEVHTGGWSSWSPGWMCGQSIKNSTVGIVGFGRIGQEVAKRIVPFRPKRLLFSNRSERPEEAKQIGAEQCTFDELLHNSDFVILTCAATPDTFHLINAASLGKMKTNAVLINTSRGTLVNQTDLYDFLKTERIRAAGLDVTTPEPLPLDSPLLTLQNCIVLPHIGSADVDTRKEMSRITACNILAGLKGVKMIAEL; encoded by the exons ATGAATGCACTTGTTCAAAGAATTGTTTTCCGTTCGGTCACAAACTCCTTCCTTGTCATCAACGCCAAAAGCCGACTTCATTGTCCGTTTAGAG agttttcaaatttcggtGAAAGTATGAAACCCAGAGTGTATTTGACGAGGCCAGATGTGGCACAAGTAGGAATCGATCTGATACAAGACGA ATGTGAATTGACGACTTGGTTCGACGAGTCTCCAGTTCCACGGGAAGAGCTGCTTCGAAACGTTGCCGGGAAAGATGCTCTTTTCTGCACTCTTACAGATAAAATTGACGCTGAGGTGTTAGATCAAGCCGGACCTAATTTGAAGGTTGTAGCCACAATGTCGGTCGG ATATGAACACATCGACATCACTGAATGCAAGAAACGAGGAATTAGAGTTGGATACACACCCGACTGTCTGACGGATGCTACTGCAGAGCTAACAATTG CGTTGCTATTAGCCACAACTCGCCGGCTAATCGAAGCCAACGAAGAGGTGCACACTGGTGGCTGGTCATCTTGGTCGCCAGGTTGGATGTGTGGTCAAAGTATAAAAAACTCAACCGTCGGAATAGTGGGCTTCGGTAGGATAGGTCAAGAAGTAGCAAAGCGAATCGTACCATTCCGACCGAAACGGCTACTATTTTCCAACCGATCCGAGCGACCCGAGGAAGCCAAACAAATCGGAGCCGAACAATGCACATTCGATGAGCTACTTCACAATAGTGACTTTGTCATACTCACTTGCGCCGCGACACCAGACACTTTCCATTTGATCAATGCTGCGTCGTTGGGCAAAATGAAGACGAATGCTGTGCTGATAAACACATCTAGGGGAACGCTTGTCAATCAGACCGATTTGTACGATTTTCTCAAGACAGAACGAATTCGAGCTGCCGGACTGGATGTGACCACACCGGAACCGTTGCCACTGGATAGTCCGTTACTGACGCTACAGAACTGTATAGTTTTGCCGCATATTGGCAGTGCGGATGTGGACACACGAAAGGAAATGTCACGAATAACTGCGTGTAATATTTTGGCTGGTTTGAAGGGAGTGAAAATGATAGCCGAGCTGTAG
- the LOC119078753 gene encoding glyoxylate reductase/hydroxypyruvate reductase isoform X3 codes for MKPRVYLTRPDVAQVGIDLIQDECELTTWFDESPVPREELLRNVAGKDALFCTLTDKIDAEVLDQAGPNLKVVATMSVGYEHIDITECKKRGIRVGYTPDCLTDATAELTIALLLATTRRLIEANEEVHTGGWSSWSPGWMCGQSIKNSTVGIVGFGRIGQEVAKRIVPFRPKRLLFSNRSERPEEAKQIGAEQCTFDELLHNSDFVILTCAATPDTFHLINAASLGKMKTNAVLINTSRGTLVNQTDLYDFLKTERIRAAGLDVTTPEPLPLDSPLLTLQNCIVLPHIGSADVDTRKEMSRITACNILAGLKGVKMIAEL; via the exons ATGAAACCCAGAGTGTATTTGACGAGGCCAGATGTGGCACAAGTAGGAATCGATCTGATACAAGACGA ATGTGAATTGACGACTTGGTTCGACGAGTCTCCAGTTCCACGGGAAGAGCTGCTTCGAAACGTTGCCGGGAAAGATGCTCTTTTCTGCACTCTTACAGATAAAATTGACGCTGAGGTGTTAGATCAAGCCGGACCTAATTTGAAGGTTGTAGCCACAATGTCGGTCGG ATATGAACACATCGACATCACTGAATGCAAGAAACGAGGAATTAGAGTTGGATACACACCCGACTGTCTGACGGATGCTACTGCAGAGCTAACAATTG CGTTGCTATTAGCCACAACTCGCCGGCTAATCGAAGCCAACGAAGAGGTGCACACTGGTGGCTGGTCATCTTGGTCGCCAGGTTGGATGTGTGGTCAAAGTATAAAAAACTCAACCGTCGGAATAGTGGGCTTCGGTAGGATAGGTCAAGAAGTAGCAAAGCGAATCGTACCATTCCGACCGAAACGGCTACTATTTTCCAACCGATCCGAGCGACCCGAGGAAGCCAAACAAATCGGAGCCGAACAATGCACATTCGATGAGCTACTTCACAATAGTGACTTTGTCATACTCACTTGCGCCGCGACACCAGACACTTTCCATTTGATCAATGCTGCGTCGTTGGGCAAAATGAAGACGAATGCTGTGCTGATAAACACATCTAGGGGAACGCTTGTCAATCAGACCGATTTGTACGATTTTCTCAAGACAGAACGAATTCGAGCTGCCGGACTGGATGTGACCACACCGGAACCGTTGCCACTGGATAGTCCGTTACTGACGCTACAGAACTGTATAGTTTTGCCGCATATTGGCAGTGCGGATGTGGACACACGAAAGGAAATGTCACGAATAACTGCGTGTAATATTTTGGCTGGTTTGAAGGGAGTGAAAATGATAGCCGAGCTGTAG
- the LOC119078777 gene encoding uncharacterized protein LOC119078777, whose amino-acid sequence MQPNNNKFIITKTDQAKQKCTAVLLNFLQHARKLAIGQCITSPIFEMKCANIGHSRWMLIVFPAGQYECEKDNGQLSVYLKMMECEYEHERLLVDVKFFIGSEEKFSKIVQASTFQYSNRRTRWVGTNLTSRSAFNAESSSDNLMRDNDLVIGCRMIHSTVSNDGSNGVELIQMQMSTVEHTVSVGIDALPSAKKSSSPIIQPPITVIDSTLPSIIITEGSSQRLKHKKIRRIFCC is encoded by the exons ATGCAGCcgaacaacaataaatttattataacGAAGACAGATCAAGCAAAACAAAAGTGCACCGCAGTGTTATTGAACTTCCTACAACATGCTCGCAAATTGGCAATAGGTCAATGCATAACCAGTCcgatttttgaaatgaaatgcgCGAACATCGGACACAGTCGTTGGATGTTAATTGTTTTCCCGGCTGGTCAATACGAATGCGAAAAAGATAATGGGCAGTTGAGCGTCTATTTGAAGATGATGGAATGTGAATACGAACACGAACGTCTGCTCGTCGACGTGAAGTTCTTCATTGGATCGGAGGAGAAATTCAGTAAAATTGTTCAGGCGAGTACCTTTCAGTACAGCAACAGAAGAACACGCTGGGTGGGAACGAATTTAACCAGTAGATCGGCATTTAATGCGGAATCGAGCAGTGACAATTTAATGAGAGACAACGATCTGGTTATTGGTTGTCGAATGATTCACTCAACCGTTTCGAATGATGGGTCAAACGGTGTTGAACTGATACAGATGCAGATGTCGACAGTCGAGCATACAGTTTCTGTTGGTATCGATGCACTACCGTCAGCGAAAAAATCGTCATCGCCAATTATTCAACCTCCAATCACTGTAATCGATTCCACACTGCCGTCTATTATAA TCACAGAAGGCAGCAGTCAACGGCTGAAGCACAAAAAAATACGCCgcatattttgttgttga
- the LOC119078791 gene encoding U6 snRNA-associated Sm-like protein LSm3, protein MAEDDQMQIISVKEPLDLIRLSLDEKIYVKMRNERELKGRLHAFDQHLNMVLGDAEETVTTVEIDEETYEEVYKTTKRTIPMLFVRGDGVILVSPPMRVGG, encoded by the exons ATGGCAGAAGACGATCAG ATGCAAATTATTTCCGTCAAGGAGCCGCTTGATCTGATTCGATTAAGTTTGGACGAGAAAATCTATGTGAAGATGCGTAATGAACGTGAACTTAAGGGCAGACTTCAT gCATTCGATCAACATTTGAACATGGTACTCGGAGATGCCGAAGAAACCGTCACAACTGTTGAAATCGATGAAGAGACCTACGAGGAAGTCTACAAGACGACAAAACGTACAATCCCAATGCTGTTTGTTCGAGGCGATGGAGTCATACTGG TGTCTCCACCGATGAGAGTTGGCGGATAA
- the LOC119078783 gene encoding uncharacterized protein LOC119078783: MVFMTTSVSQNVSYARAIVKLDEYLLVEERAKRYMPEIGFYSTNNVHESLRRQIDFTEEGFMEIVRSLQRPHYFVSSEYLGSFFGKLFRYGVNKYTSFFVVTKLNGSEKATDKCLNLHICVYTVRDVNGQRDSIYYDPAPPCHSRAVPNFIRELRNPEMRSATVIW, encoded by the exons ATGGTGTTTATGACAACATCCGTATCACAAAATGTATCGTATGCTCGGGCAATAGTCAAATTGGATGAATATTTGCTGGTAGAGGAACGAGCcaaaag ATACATGCCCGAAATTGGTTTTTACTC GACGAATAATGTCCACGAATCGTTGAGACGGCAAATCGATTTCACGGAAGAGGGTTTCATGGAAATCGTGCGTAGTTTGCAACGCCCACACTACTTTGTATCATCAGAATATTTGGGCAGTTTTTTCGGCAAATTATTTCGGTACGGTGTCAACAAATATACATCGTTCTTTGTGGTGACCAAACTAAATGGGTCAGAAAAGGCAACCGACAAATGTTTGAATCTACACATCTGTGTGTATACCGTTCGAGATGTAAATGGACAACGAGATTCCATTTATTACGACCCAGCACCACCATGCCATTCCCGTGCTGTTCCCAACTTCATTCGTGAATTACGAAACCCTGAAATGAGAAGTGCAACAGTTATTTGGTAA